Proteins from a genomic interval of Diospyros lotus cultivar Yz01 chromosome 6, ASM1463336v1, whole genome shotgun sequence:
- the LOC127803648 gene encoding uncharacterized protein LOC127803648, translated as MPQYNGDNDPFDHLEAFNVQMDLQTSSSLAKCRAFPATLGDIPRAWLRRLHPRSICSWEECQKKFINQYRSLQRQLAPTCHLAIVFQRFGESLKDYIERFRREVNNVESPSDESIITAISAGLRKDGKLYESIYKFSVRDLDEFYERAAKEVRWEEAFSLKMPSYQKKGAEHIGQSKKRADEDSRKKGRERSPNDQAAKKARFRQGNERLARQGRYENYSILSDSQDRILATERNKEDFGRPNPLKTHDKYRTKSKFCAYHNEVGYTTSECWALKDAIEELIRRGRLRDYVVRPRDQQPKQLA; from the coding sequence ATGCCTCAGTATAATGGGGATAACGACCCCTTCGATCACCTGGAGGCTTTCAATGTCCAGATGGACCTGCAAACCTCTAGCTCATTGGCCAAGTGCCGAGCTTTCCCCGCGACCTTAGGAGATATCCCCCGAGCGTGGCTAAGGAGACTTCACCCCCGCAGTATTTGCAGTTGGGAGGAATGCCAGAAGAAATTCATAAATCAGTACAGGTCGCTTCAAAGGCAGCTTGCCCCAACATGCCACCTCGCTATAGTATTCCAACGGTTTGGCGAATCTTTGAAAGATTACATAGAAAGGTTTAGACGCGAAGTGAATAATGTCGAGAGCCCCTCCGACGAAAGTATCATAACTGCGATATCCGCCGGGCTTCGGAAGGATGGGAAACTTTACGAAAGCATCTATAAGTTTTCGGTGAGGGATCTCGACGAGTTCTACGAGCGAGCTGCGAAGGAGGTTCGGTGGGAAGAAGCATTCAGCCTAAAAATGCCGAGCTACCAGAAGAAGGGGGCGGAACACATCGGCCAGAGCAAGAAAAGAGCTGATGAGGACTCTCGCAAGAAAGGTCGAGAACGAAGCCCCAATGACCAGGCTGCCAAAAAGGCAAGGTTTAGGCAGGGAAACGAACGACTAGCACGCCAGGGTCGGTACGAAAATTACAGTATCTTATCTGACTCCCAAGACAGGATCTTAGCCACAGAGCGCAACAAGGAGGATTTTGGAAGGCCTAATCCCCTGAAGACTCATGACAAGTACAGAACCAAGAGCAAATTCTGCGCCTACCACAACGAAGTAGGATATACTACCTCTGAGTGCTGGGCGTTGAAAGATGCAATCGAAGAGCTGATCAGGAGAGGTCGGCTGCGTGACTATGTGGTGCGTCCTAGGGATCAACAACCTAAACAGCTAGCTTAA
- the LOC127803027 gene encoding peroxidase 31-like — MAKPFLLLLHLHFLFLYALLLLVPTRSQQLSVDYYQKSCPRFNQIMQDAITDKQIKSPTTAPGTLRLYFHDCFMGGCDASVLLSSTPFNKAERDADINLSLPGDGFDLVVRAKTALELACPGVVSCADILAVAARDLVTMVGGPYYDVKLGRKDGLVSKAALVEGNLPRPTMSVTGLIKLFAAKGFTVREMVALAGAHTIGFSHCKEFSRNIYNYSRNSASDPSYNPRYASGLRQACADYQKNPTLSVFNDIMTPNKFDNMYFQNLPKGLGLLATDRALFSDPRTRRYVEEFSGNQSAFFEAFGRAMEKLSLYGVKIGRAGEIRRRCDATN; from the coding sequence ATGGCGAaaccctttcttcttcttctccatcttcatttccttttcctttatgcACTATTACTCCTTGTTCCCACACGGTCCCAGCAGCTCAGTGTCGACTACTACCAGAAATCATGCCCGAGATTCAACCAGATCATGCAAGACGCCATCACCGACAAGCAGATCAAATCTCCAACCACTGCGCCGGGCACCCTCCGGCTCTACTTCCACGACTGTTTCATGGGCGGCTGCGACGCCTCCGTCCTGCTCTCCTCCACCCCCTTCAACAAGGCCGAGCGCGACGCCGACATTAACCTCTCCCTCCCCGGCGATGGCTTCGACCTCGTCGTCCGCGCCAAGACCGCTCTCGAGCTCGCCTGCCCCGGCGTCGTCTCATGCGCCGACATCCTAGCCGTCGCCGCCCGCGATCTCGTCACCATGGTCGGCGGCCCTTACTACGATGTCAAGCTCGGCCGGAAAGACGGGTTGGTCTCTAAAGCCGCCCTCGTCGAAGGCAACCTTCCCAGACCCACAATGTCGGTCACCGGACTCATCAAGCTTTTCGCGGCCAAGGGCTTTACCGTCCGGGAAATGGTGGCCCTGGCCGGCGCTCATACGATAGGGTTTTCGCACTGCAAGGAATTCAGCCGAAACATCTACAATTACAGCCGGAACTCGGCCTCCGACCCGAGCTACAATCCCCGATACGCCAGCGGGTTGAGACAAGCGTGCGCTGATTACCAGAAGAATCCGACACTGTCGGTGTTCAACGACATTATGACGCCCAACAAGTTCGACAACATGTATTTCCAGAACTTGCCAAAGGGGCTGGGGCTCTTGGCGACGGATCGGGCCCTGTTCTCGGATCCGAGGACGAGGCGCTATGTGGAGGAGTTCTCAGGCAATCAGAGCGCGTTCTTTGAGGCGTTTGGTCGAGCCATGGAGAAGCTAAGCTTGTACGGGGTGAAGATTGGGCGAGCTGGAGAGATCAGGCGCAGATGTGATGCTACGAATTGA
- the LOC127804798 gene encoding U-box domain-containing protein 40 yields MGSGKHRWKLSFHRPQSAVRKLPPKEFVCPISGSLMADPVIVSSGQTFERNCVQACKSLGFKPLLPDGSFPDFSTLIPNLALKSTILNWCDACLVDLPNPIDSLSAEKLVCSLMASQKQQPQEVEKRQFLLSDGAKKLTHAESELARRPRRVSSSSDEAVAAVPTSGSPTPLPLTTRPSCYSSSSSDVDTPNPESAEEDDIVARLKSSQVFVQQEAVISLRKITRTGENARVYLCTPRLLSALRSLIVSRFVTLQANAVAALVNLSLENQNKVKIVRSGMVPSLIDVLKGGFPEAQDHAAGALFSLALDDQNKTAIGVLGALPPLLQVLRSDSDRARHDSALALYHLSLVQSNQSKLVKLGSVPLLLGMARSGQMTDRVLLILCNLAVCKESRAAMLDCGAVEYFVGLLGRDESVSNSSRECCVAALFGLSLGGLRFRGLAKQAGAEEVLEKMERTGSERAREKARRVLEVLRARDEEEEVDWEELLSLGDASSI; encoded by the coding sequence ATGGGCAGTGGGAAGCACAGGTGGAAGCTTTCCTTTCACCGGCCTCAGTCGGCCGTCAGAAAGCTTCCCCCGAAGGAGTTCGTCTGCCCGATTTCCGGCTCTCTCATGGCCGACCCGGTTATTGTCTCTTCTGGCCAGACCTTCGAGCGTAATTGCGTTCAAGCATGCAAGAGTCTAGGCTTCAAACCCCTCCTTCCCGATGGGTCCTTTCCGGATTTCTCCACCCTAATCCCTAACCTCGCCCTCAAGTCCACCATTCTCAACTGGTGCGACGCCTGCCTCGTCGACCTCCCCAACCCAATTGACTCCCTCTCCGCAGAGAAACTTGTGTGCTCTCTAATGGCGTCTCAGAAGCAGCAACCGCAAGAAGTGGAAAAGCGCCAATTTCTTCTCAGTGACGGTGCGAAGAAGCTCACACACGCGGAGAGTGAGTTGGCACGGCGGCCGAGGCGCGTCAGTTCGAGTTCCGACGAGGCAGTGGCTGCCGTCCCGACCTCCGGTTCCCCCACTCCTTTACCTCTCACCACCAGGCCCTCGTGCTACTCGTCGTCTTCCTCCGACGTCGACACTCCGAACCCTGAATCGGCCGAGGAGGATGACATCGTCGCCAGACTGAAGAGCTCTCAGGTGTTTGTTCAGCAAGAGGCCGTTATTTCGCTCCGGAAAATCACGAGAACCGGAGAGAACGCTAGGGTTTATCTCTGCACGCCGCGTCTACTGTCGGCACTCCGATCGTTGATCGTCTCAAGATTTGTCACGCTTCAGGCGAACGCGGTGGCTGCTCTGGTGAACCTCTCCTTGGAGAATCAAAACAAGGTGAAGATCGTCCGGTCCGGTATGGTCCCGTCGTTGATCGACGTCCTGAAGGGGGGATTCCCTGAGGCGCAGGACCACGCTGCCGGTGCGCTTTTTAGCTTGGCTCTGGACGATCAGAACAAAACAGCCATCGGCGTGCTCGGCGCATTGCCGCCCCTTCTGCAGGTGCTCCGATCCGATTCGGACCGGGCTCGGCACGACTCGGCTCTGGCTTTGTATCACCTCTCCCTAGTCCAGAGCAACCAGTCCAAGCTCGTCAAACTCGGCTCGGTTCCCCTGCTGCTGGGCATGGCGCGGTCGGGTCAAATGACGGATCGGGTCCTGCTGATACTCTGCAATTTGGCGGTCTGCAAAGAGAGCCGAGCGGCTATGCTTGATTGTGGTGCAGTGGAGTATTTTGTCGGGCTATTGGGTCGTGATGAGTCAGTTTCCAACTCAAGCCGGGAGTGCTGTGTGGCTGCATTGTTTGGACTGAGTCTTGGTGGGTTGAGGTTCAGGGGCCTGGCTAAACAGGCCGGGGCAGAGGAGGTTTTGGAGAAGATGGAGCGAACAGGCAGCGAGCGAGCGAGGGAGAAGGCAAGGCGAGTCTTGGAGGTGCTGAGAGCTCGGGATGAAGAGGAAGAGGTCGACTGGGAGGAACTACTCAGCTTAGGGGATGCAAGTTCGATTTAA
- the LOC127803788 gene encoding zinc finger AN1 domain-containing stress-associated protein 12 — MAGTEAFPDLGMHCQHPECNQLDFLPFDCDSCHKVFCLEHRSYRSHECPNSDHKSRKVVVCEICSTAIETTGRGGEEEKSALERHEKSGDCDPKKKRKPTCPVRRCREVLTFSNTSTCKGCQLQVCLKHRFPADHSCGHSSAAAPARAAGSNKFLIALAARNAKAQDCAKDGRGGVPISPPNTPSVKAC; from the exons ATGGCAGGAACAGAGGCTTTCCCAGATCTTGGCATGCACTGCCAGCATCCCGAATGCAATCAACTCGATTTTCTTCCCTTCGACTGCGACTCCTGCCACAAG GTTTTCTGTTTGGAGCACAGATCGTACAGGTCCCACGAGTGCCCGAACTCGGACCATAAGAGCAGGAAGGTTGTGGTCTGCGAAATCTGCTCCACGGCGATCGAGACCACCGGGCGCGGCGGGGAGGAAGAGAAGTCGGCGCTGGAGAGGCACGAGAAGTCCGGCGACTGCGACcctaagaagaagaggaagccCACCTGCCCTGTCCGGCGGTGCAGGGAGGTGTTGACGTTCTCCAACACCAGCACCTGCAAGGGTTGCCAACTCCAGGTCTGCCTCAAGCATCGCTTCCCCGCTGATCATAGTTGCGGCCACAGCTCCGCAGCTGCTCCGGCTAGGGCTGCCGGCAGTAACAAGTTTTTGATTGCTTTGGCTGCCAGGAACGCCAAAGCCCAAGACTGCGCAAAAGACGGCCGTGGTGGCGTTCCAATTTCTCCGCCCAATACTCCATCTGTCAAAGCATGTTAA